A window from Heliangelus exortis chromosome 17, bHelExo1.hap1, whole genome shotgun sequence encodes these proteins:
- the CARHSP1 gene encoding calcium-regulated heat-stable protein 1, which produces MSSEPASSASQQSPTSPPSPSSLHLPENHRGRDRSPSPMRGYLIPSPLPTRRTRTFSATVRASEGPIYKGVCKCFCRSKGHGFITPADGGPDIFVHISDIEGEYVPVAGDEVTYKMCTIPPKNEKLQAVEVVITHLAPGTKHETWSGHVVSS; this is translated from the exons ATGTCTTCTGAACCCGCTTCATCTGCCTCCCAGCAGTCTCCCACCTCTCCACCCTCACCCAGTTCTCTCCATCTGCCTGAAAACCACAGGGGGAGAGATCGCTCCCCATCACCCATGAGAGGGTACCTCATCCCCAGTCCTCTGCCCACCCGACGGACCAGGACGTTTTCAGC AACTGTGAGAGCATCAGAGGGTCCCATCTACAAAGGAGTCTGCAAATGCTTCTGTCGCTCCAAAGGCCATGGCTTCATTACCCCTGCAGATGGAGGGCCTGACATCTTCGTGCACATCTCTGA TATCGAAGGCGAGTACGTTCCTGTGGCAGGCGACGAGGTCACCTACAAGATGTGCACCATCCCTCCAAAGAATGAGAAGCTTCAGGCAGTGGAGGTGGTGATCACCCACCTGGCTCCTGGAACCAAGCACGAGACCTGGTCAGGGCACGTTGTCAGCTCCTGA